The Salmo salar chromosome ssa06, Ssal_v3.1, whole genome shotgun sequence genome window below encodes:
- the LOC106601197 gene encoding ubiquitin carboxyl-terminal hydrolase 37-like isoform X3 has protein sequence MSSVSSSSEEGSQTSSPFSASSVSLAVSTQSSSSATPPSPACPSSTTHVSSPAPQSSSPNPLDHHGETNKDSETARDLMSSEVKEVGAYVPQTKRMVPRFAGIAEASIDLRDSSVSLERPLVRPREAMARLPNLFSKSSTQLGEQSCTGEGEDNTKLLGLPNIGNTCFMNSALQCLLGLPAFCRDILRQQDTWSSSPSSKLLCCFAELHQARLSGGTVNAKKKEKMKILQTVKRCLSVVNEDYEDDGEQDAHECVLLLLFQLKEEGMALKGSPEPYTCPVKQLEFKLKTFRTCTSCGVIVYGQEDYNHLSLNLSQDLTHSLDLYFKPSALECACRVCSGSMASVTRHFLTLPRVLMLHIKRFTAGNWEPEKVDDPISIPAELTLPAVCGATAPVQHGARASSMGKNNMDNTPANSPKGTLDRPGHYISDVLDSRGSGWLCLDDAHVLRTDEATVLRATAQTAYILFYVCSGAGEGDQAPHY, from the exons atgtCATCTGTCTCTTCTTCTTCAGAGGAAGGATCACAGACCTCCTCCCCTTTTAGTGCTTCCTCTGTTTCCCTGGCTGTCTCAACTCAGTCATCCTCCTCTGCCACTCCCCCCAGTCCTGCCTGCCCTTCCTCCACAACCCACGTCTCCTCCCCTGCCCCCCAGTCCTCCTCTCCAAACCCCCTGGACCACCATGGAGAGACCAACAAAGACAGTGAGACTGCCAG AGATCTTATGAGCTCTGAGGTCAAAGAGGTGGGGGCATATGTTCCACAGACAAAGAGAATGGTACCCCGATTTGCTGGCATCGCAG AGGCCTCCATTGACCTGAGGGATTCCTCTGTCTCCTTGGAGAG GCCATTGGTCAGGCCTCGGGAAGCCATGGCTCGCCTCCCAAACCTGTTCAGCAAGAGTAGCACCCAGCTGGGGGAGCAGAGCTGCACAGGCGAGGGCGAAGACAACACCAAGCTCCTcgg GTTGCCTAATATTGGCAACACCTGCTTCATGAACTCTGCTCTGCAGTGCCTGCTGGGGCTGCCAGCATTTTGCAGAGACATCCTGAGACAGCAGGACACCTGGagttcctccccctcctctaaaCTGCTATG CTGCTTTGCCGAGTTACATCAGGCAAGGCTTTCTGGAGGCACTGTCAATGCTAAGAAAAAGGAAAAGATGAAAATCCTTCAAACAGTCAAGCGCTGTCTCTCCGTTGTCAATGAGGACTATGAGGACGACGGTGAACAG GATGCCCATGAATGTGTGTTGCTCCTCCTCTTTCAGCTGAAGGAGGAGGGTATGGCATTAAAGGGCTCCCCAGAGCCATACACCTGCCCCGTGAAGCAGTTAGAATTCAAGCTGAAGACTTTCCGTACCTGCACCAG CTGTGGAGTTATAGTGTATGGTCAGGAGGATTACAATCACCTGTCACTGAACCTGAGCCAAGACCTGACACACAGCCTGGACCTCTACTTTAAG CCATCTGCATTAGAGTGTGCATGCAGGGTGTGCTCAGGCAGCATGGCATCTGTGACTAGGCACTTCCTCACGCTGCCCCG GGTCCTAATGCTTCATATCAAGCGGTTTACTGCAGGCAACTGGGAGCCAGAGAAGGTGGATGATCCCATATCCATCCCTGCAGAACTGACCCTCCCAGCCGTATGTGGGGCGACAGCCCCTGTCCAGCATGGAGCCAG GGCAAGCTCCATGGGGAAAAACAACATGGACAACACACCTGCAAACTCCCCGAAAGGCACCCTTGATAGACCAG GCCACTACATCAGTGATGTTTTGGACAGCCGTGGCAGTGGGTGGCTCTGCCTGGATGACGCACATGTCTTGAGGACAGATGAGGCCACTGTGCTGAGGGCAACGGCACAGACTGCCTACATCCTGTTCTATGTCTGCAG tggagcaggtgaaGGAGACCAGGCCCCTCACTACTAG
- the LOC106601197 gene encoding ubiquitin carboxyl-terminal hydrolase 37-like isoform X2 codes for MSSVSSSSEEGSQTSSPFSASSVSLAVSTQSSSSATPPSPACPSSTTHVSSPAPQSSSPNPLDHHGETNKDSETARDLMSSEVKEVGAYVPQTKRMVPRFAGIAEASIDLRDSSVSLERPLVRPREAMARLPNLFSKSSTQLGEQSCTGEGEDNTKLLGLPNIGNTCFMNSALQCLLGLPAFCRDILRQQDTWSSSPSSKLLCCFAELHQARLSGGTVNAKKKEKMKILQTVKRCLSVVNEDYEDDGEQDAHECVLLLLFQLKEEGMALKGSPEPYTCPVKQLEFKLKTFRTCTSCGVIVYGQEDYNHLSLNLSQDLTHSLDLYFKPSALECACRVCSGSMASVTRHFLTLPRVLMLHIKRFTAGNWEPEKVDDPISIPAELTLPAVCGATAPVQHGARASSMGKNNMDNTPANSPKGTLDRPASNSSDQLEKPADSEKEQQAAAVRHQPDNIYKLSSVISHLGDNMCTGHYISDVLDSRGSGWLCLDDAHVLRTDEATVLRATAQTAYILFYVCSGAGEGDQAPHY; via the exons atgtCATCTGTCTCTTCTTCTTCAGAGGAAGGATCACAGACCTCCTCCCCTTTTAGTGCTTCCTCTGTTTCCCTGGCTGTCTCAACTCAGTCATCCTCCTCTGCCACTCCCCCCAGTCCTGCCTGCCCTTCCTCCACAACCCACGTCTCCTCCCCTGCCCCCCAGTCCTCCTCTCCAAACCCCCTGGACCACCATGGAGAGACCAACAAAGACAGTGAGACTGCCAG AGATCTTATGAGCTCTGAGGTCAAAGAGGTGGGGGCATATGTTCCACAGACAAAGAGAATGGTACCCCGATTTGCTGGCATCGCAG AGGCCTCCATTGACCTGAGGGATTCCTCTGTCTCCTTGGAGAG GCCATTGGTCAGGCCTCGGGAAGCCATGGCTCGCCTCCCAAACCTGTTCAGCAAGAGTAGCACCCAGCTGGGGGAGCAGAGCTGCACAGGCGAGGGCGAAGACAACACCAAGCTCCTcgg GTTGCCTAATATTGGCAACACCTGCTTCATGAACTCTGCTCTGCAGTGCCTGCTGGGGCTGCCAGCATTTTGCAGAGACATCCTGAGACAGCAGGACACCTGGagttcctccccctcctctaaaCTGCTATG CTGCTTTGCCGAGTTACATCAGGCAAGGCTTTCTGGAGGCACTGTCAATGCTAAGAAAAAGGAAAAGATGAAAATCCTTCAAACAGTCAAGCGCTGTCTCTCCGTTGTCAATGAGGACTATGAGGACGACGGTGAACAG GATGCCCATGAATGTGTGTTGCTCCTCCTCTTTCAGCTGAAGGAGGAGGGTATGGCATTAAAGGGCTCCCCAGAGCCATACACCTGCCCCGTGAAGCAGTTAGAATTCAAGCTGAAGACTTTCCGTACCTGCACCAG CTGTGGAGTTATAGTGTATGGTCAGGAGGATTACAATCACCTGTCACTGAACCTGAGCCAAGACCTGACACACAGCCTGGACCTCTACTTTAAG CCATCTGCATTAGAGTGTGCATGCAGGGTGTGCTCAGGCAGCATGGCATCTGTGACTAGGCACTTCCTCACGCTGCCCCG GGTCCTAATGCTTCATATCAAGCGGTTTACTGCAGGCAACTGGGAGCCAGAGAAGGTGGATGATCCCATATCCATCCCTGCAGAACTGACCCTCCCAGCCGTATGTGGGGCGACAGCCCCTGTCCAGCATGGAGCCAG GGCAAGCTCCATGGGGAAAAACAACATGGACAACACACCTGCAAACTCCCCGAAAGGCACCCTTGATAGACCAG CTTCAAATTCCTCTGACCAGCTAGAGAAACCAGCTGACAGTGAGAAAGAGCAGCAGGCAGCCGCtgtg AGACACCAGCCAGACAATATCTACAAATTGTCAAGTGTGATCTCACATCTGGGAGACAACATGTGTACAG GCCACTACATCAGTGATGTTTTGGACAGCCGTGGCAGTGGGTGGCTCTGCCTGGATGACGCACATGTCTTGAGGACAGATGAGGCCACTGTGCTGAGGGCAACGGCACAGACTGCCTACATCCTGTTCTATGTCTGCAG tggagcaggtgaaGGAGACCAGGCCCCTCACTACTAG
- the LOC106601197 gene encoding ubiquitin carboxyl-terminal hydrolase 37-like isoform X1 gives MSSVSSSSEEGSQTSSPFSASSVSLAVSTQSSSSATPPSPACPSSTTHVSSPAPQSSSPNPLDHHGETNKDSETARDLMSSEVKEVGAYVPQTKRMVPRFAGIAEASIDLRDSSVSLERPLVRPREAMARLPNLFSKSSTQLGEQSCTGEGEDNTKLLGLPNIGNTCFMNSALQCLLGLPAFCRDILRQQDTWSSSPSSKLLCCFAELHQARLSGGTVNAKKKEKMKILQTVKRCLSVVNEDYEDDGEQDAHECVLLLLFQLKEEGMALKGSPEPYTCPVKQLEFKLKTFRTCTSCGVIVYGQEDYNHLSLNLSQDLTHSLDLYFKPSALECACRVCSGSMASVTRHFLTLPRVLMLHIKRFTAGNWEPEKVDDPISIPAELTLPAVCGATAPVQHGARASSMGKNNMDNTPANSPKGTLDRPASNSSDQLEKPADSEKEQQAAAVRHQPDNIYKLSSVISHLGDNMCTGKMHARTHNSESLMYTLFCFPCSLGHYISDVLDSRGSGWLCLDDAHVLRTDEATVLRATAQTAYILFYVCSGAGEGDQAPHY, from the exons atgtCATCTGTCTCTTCTTCTTCAGAGGAAGGATCACAGACCTCCTCCCCTTTTAGTGCTTCCTCTGTTTCCCTGGCTGTCTCAACTCAGTCATCCTCCTCTGCCACTCCCCCCAGTCCTGCCTGCCCTTCCTCCACAACCCACGTCTCCTCCCCTGCCCCCCAGTCCTCCTCTCCAAACCCCCTGGACCACCATGGAGAGACCAACAAAGACAGTGAGACTGCCAG AGATCTTATGAGCTCTGAGGTCAAAGAGGTGGGGGCATATGTTCCACAGACAAAGAGAATGGTACCCCGATTTGCTGGCATCGCAG AGGCCTCCATTGACCTGAGGGATTCCTCTGTCTCCTTGGAGAG GCCATTGGTCAGGCCTCGGGAAGCCATGGCTCGCCTCCCAAACCTGTTCAGCAAGAGTAGCACCCAGCTGGGGGAGCAGAGCTGCACAGGCGAGGGCGAAGACAACACCAAGCTCCTcgg GTTGCCTAATATTGGCAACACCTGCTTCATGAACTCTGCTCTGCAGTGCCTGCTGGGGCTGCCAGCATTTTGCAGAGACATCCTGAGACAGCAGGACACCTGGagttcctccccctcctctaaaCTGCTATG CTGCTTTGCCGAGTTACATCAGGCAAGGCTTTCTGGAGGCACTGTCAATGCTAAGAAAAAGGAAAAGATGAAAATCCTTCAAACAGTCAAGCGCTGTCTCTCCGTTGTCAATGAGGACTATGAGGACGACGGTGAACAG GATGCCCATGAATGTGTGTTGCTCCTCCTCTTTCAGCTGAAGGAGGAGGGTATGGCATTAAAGGGCTCCCCAGAGCCATACACCTGCCCCGTGAAGCAGTTAGAATTCAAGCTGAAGACTTTCCGTACCTGCACCAG CTGTGGAGTTATAGTGTATGGTCAGGAGGATTACAATCACCTGTCACTGAACCTGAGCCAAGACCTGACACACAGCCTGGACCTCTACTTTAAG CCATCTGCATTAGAGTGTGCATGCAGGGTGTGCTCAGGCAGCATGGCATCTGTGACTAGGCACTTCCTCACGCTGCCCCG GGTCCTAATGCTTCATATCAAGCGGTTTACTGCAGGCAACTGGGAGCCAGAGAAGGTGGATGATCCCATATCCATCCCTGCAGAACTGACCCTCCCAGCCGTATGTGGGGCGACAGCCCCTGTCCAGCATGGAGCCAG GGCAAGCTCCATGGGGAAAAACAACATGGACAACACACCTGCAAACTCCCCGAAAGGCACCCTTGATAGACCAG CTTCAAATTCCTCTGACCAGCTAGAGAAACCAGCTGACAGTGAGAAAGAGCAGCAGGCAGCCGCtgtg AGACACCAGCCAGACAATATCTACAAATTGTCAAGTGTGATCTCACATCTGGGAGACAACATGTGTACAGGTaaaatgcacgcacgcacacacaattcTGAAAGCTTAATGTACACTCTATTCTGTTTCCCTTGTTCCCTAGGCCACTACATCAGTGATGTTTTGGACAGCCGTGGCAGTGGGTGGCTCTGCCTGGATGACGCACATGTCTTGAGGACAGATGAGGCCACTGTGCTGAGGGCAACGGCACAGACTGCCTACATCCTGTTCTATGTCTGCAG tggagcaggtgaaGGAGACCAGGCCCCTCACTACTAG